From Caldisericia bacterium:
AAAAAGAAAGATGGCGGAATATGAGAAGTTGTTGAAATGTTAGGTGTTAGGTATTGGGTATTGGGTATTAGGTAAAAAAATAGGTATCGGATTATCATCTTACCCAGCACCCAGCACCCAAAACCCAGCACCCCAATACATCAAAGAAAAGGCAAGGCACGGGATTTTGTGAAAAGAAAAATGGCGGAGTATGAGGAACTTTTAATAGGAGGAAAGACATGAAAGCTGAGTTTACAGCAATTATTGAGCCCGCCCCTGAAGGTGGATATTGGGCTATTTGCCCAGAGGTGCCCGGTGCAAAATGTGAGGAGATATATGAATAGGGAAAGGATTTTAAATGAACTAAGGAGATATAAACCCATTTTAGAAAAAAAATATGGTATTACTAAATTGGGAGTTTTTGGTTCTGTAGCAAGGGGAGATGTGAGAGACAGTAGTGATGTAGATGTGGTGATAGAAGTA
This genomic window contains:
- a CDS encoding nucleotidyltransferase family protein, with translation MNRERILNELRRYKPILEKKYGITKLGVFGSVARGDVRDSSDVDVVIEVENVMGPFILLDIKEELNKLLGCKVDLIRMRKNLNKILKMRIKKEAIYV